One segment of Platichthys flesus chromosome 15, fPlaFle2.1, whole genome shotgun sequence DNA contains the following:
- the LOC133969696 gene encoding olfactory receptor 8G17-like: MRTLLYCFRLMENSTYNSLILRLEGLNVSNESIYPVFLFFFCSYLFILVANVSILVLIFIDKNLHQPMYLLFCNLPFNDILGNSIMVPRLLSDILRPPSERFISYYECVLQAFTTHIYGTTCHTILMIMAFDRYVAICNPLRYAAIMTSNMVVKLTVSAWGVAFVLVGILLGLTIRLNRCRTLITNPFCDNASLFKLSCESVFINNIYGLTFTVVLFSASIGSIVLTYAKITVVCVTSKNQSLNSKALKTCSTHLMVYMIMIFSGMSFIILHRFPRYSDYRKLASILFHVIPGSLNPVIYGVQSREIRRFLSKLFEHKKI; this comes from the coding sequence ATGAGAACATTGCTTTATTGTTTCAGGTTGATGGAGAACTCCACCTACAACAGCCTCATACTCCGGTTGGAGGGGTTGAATGTCTCCAATGAATCGATCTACCcagtctttctctttttcttttgctcctATCTGTTTATACTGGTAGCTAACGTAAGCATCCTGGTGCTGATTTTCATAGATAAGAACCTTCACCAGCCGATGTACCTCCTGTTTTGCAACCTTCCATTTAATGATATACTTGGAAACTCCATCATGGTTCCCCGGCTGCTGTCAGACATCCTGCGTCCGCCCTCCGAGCGCTTCATCAGCTACTACGAGTGTGTGCTGCAGGCGTTCACCACGCACATCTACGGCACCACCTGTCACACCATACTGATGATCATGGCCTTTGACAGATACGTGGCCATCTGTAATCCTCTGCGTTACGCCGCCATCATGACCAGCAACATGGTGGTCAAGCTGACCGTGTCTGCCTGGGGCGTGGCCTTTGTTCTGGTGGGGATTCTGCTGGGTTTGACCATAAGACTGAACCGATGCAGGACTCTGATCACGAACCCGTTCTGTGACAACGCCTCGTTGTTCAAACTctcctgtgagagtgtgtttattaataacATCTACGGCCTCACCTTCACCGTGGTCCTGTTCTCAGCTTCTATCGGCAGCATAGTTCTCACCTACGCTAAGATCACAGTCGTGTGTGTGACCAGTAAAAACCAGTCTCTGAACAGTAAGGCCCTGAAGACCTGCAGCACTCACCTGATGGTGTATATGATCATGATCTTTAGTGGAATGTCTTTTATTATTCTGCATCGCTTCCCTCGGTACTCCGACTACAGGAAACTCGCCAGCATTCTGTTCCACGTGATCCCCGGCAGCTTGAACCCCGTCATCTACGGAGTCCAGTCCAGAGAGATACGAAGATTCTTGTCAAAATTGTTTGAGCACAAGAAAATTTGA